The DNA region GGACTCGGCGACGACGGCCTTGACGCCCAGGAGCGCGGTGCCCTTGGCCGCCCAGTCGCGGGACGAGCCGGAGCCGTACTCCTTGCCGGCCAGGATGACCAGCGGGGTGCCCTGCTCGATGTAGTTGCGCGAGGCGTCGTAGATGAAGGAGACCGGGCCGCCGTCGACGGTGAAGTCGCGGGTGTAGCCGCCCTCGGTGCCGGGCGCGATCTGGTTGCGCAGGCGGATGTTGGCGAAGGTGCCGCGGATCATGACCTCGTGGTTGCCTCGGCGCGAGCCGTAGGAGTTGAAGTCACGCCGCTCGATGCCGTGCTCGGTGAGGTACTTGCCGGCCGGGGTGTCGGCCTTGATGGCACCGGCGGGCGAGATGTGGTCCGTCGTCACCGAGTCGCCCAGCTTGGCGAGGACACGGGCGCCGGTGATGTCGGAGACCGGGGTGGTCTCCATCGTCATGCCCTCGAAGTACGGGGGCTTGCGCACGTAGGTGGACTGCGGGTCCCACTCGAAGGTGTTGCCGGTCGGGATCGGCAGCGCCTGCCACTGGGCGTCGCCCGCGAAGACGTCCTGGTAGGACTTGTTGAACATGTCCTCGCCGATGGCGTTCGCCACGACGTCGTTGACCTCGGCCTCGGTCGGCCAGATGTCGGTCAGGAAGACCGGCTTGCCCTCCTGGTCGACGCCGAGGGCGTCGCGCGTGATGTCCACCTTCATGGACCCCGCGAGGGCGTACGCGACGACCAGCGGCGGGGAGGCCAGGTAGTTCATCTTGACGTCGGGGTTGATCCGGCCCTCGAAGTTACGGTTGCCGGAGAGCACCGAGGTGACGGCCAGGTCGTGGTCGTTGACGGCCTTGGAGACCTCCTCCGGCAGCGGGCCGGAGTTGCCGATGCAGGTGGTGCAGCCGTAGCCGACGAGGTTGAAGCCGACCTTGTCGAGGTAGGGGGTGAGCCCCGCCTTGTCGAAGTAGTCGGTGACGACCTTGGAGCCGGGCGCGAGAGTGGTCTTCACCCAGGGCTTGCGCGTGAGCCCCTTCTCCACGGCCTTCTTCGCGACGAGCGCGGCGGCGACCATGACGTACGGGTTCGAGGTGTTGGTGCAGGAGGTGATGGCCGCGACCGTCACCGCACCGTGGTCGATCTCGTACGTGGAACCGTCGGCGGCGGTCACGGTGACCGGGTTCGACGGAGCACCGTTGGGGTGGTTGGCCGGGGCGTCGGAGGCCGGGAAGGACTCCTTGCCGGCCTCGTCGGCGGTGTCGACGTAGTTGCGGACGTCGCTCTTGAACTGCTCGGCGGCGTTCGCGAGGACGATCCGGTCCTGCGGGCGCTTCGGACCGGCGATCGACGGGACGACCGTCGCCAGGTCCAGCTCCAGCTTCTCGGAGAAGTCGGGCTCGGCGGCCGGGTCGAGCCAGAGGCCCTGCTCCTTGGCGTACGCCTCGACGAGGGCGACCTGCTGCTCGCTGCGGCCGGTCAGCTTCAGGTACTTCAGCGTCTCGCCGTCGATCGGGAAGATCGCGGCGGTGGAGCCGAACTCCGGCGACATGTTGCCGATGGTGGCGCGGTTGGCGAGGCTCGTGGCCGCCACACCCTCGCCGTAGAACTCGACGAACTTGCCGACGACACCGTGCTTGCGGAGCATCTCGGTGATGGTCAGCACGAGGTCGGTGGCGGTGGTGCCGGGGGTCAGCTCACCGGTGAGCTTGAAGCCGACGACTCGCGGGATGAGCATCGAGACCGGCTGGCCGAGCATCGCGGCCTCGGCCTCGATACCGCCGACGCCCCAGCCCAGTACACCCAGGCCGTTGACCATGGTGGTGTGCGAGTCCGTACCGACGAGGGTGTCGGGGTACGCCTGCCCGTTGCGGACCATGACGGTCCGCGCGAGGTGCTCGATGTTCACCTGGTGGACGATGCCGGTGCCCGGCGGGACGACCTTGAACTCGTCGAAGGCGGTCTGGCCCCAGCGCAGGAACTGGTAGCGCTCGCGGTTGCGGCCGTACTCCAGCTCGACGTTCTGGGCGAACGCCTCGTTGGTGCCGAACTTGTCGGCGATGACGGAGTGGTCGATGACCAGCTCGGCGGGGGCCAGCGGGTTGATCTTCGCCGCGTCGCCGCCCAGCTCCTTCACGGCCTCACGCATGGTCGCGAGGTCCACGACACAGGGCACACCGGTGAAGTCCTGCATGATCACGCGGGCCGGCGTGAACTGGATCTCCTGGCTGGGCTGGGCCTGCGAGTCCCAGTCGCCAAGAGCACGGATGTGGTCGGCGGTGATGTTCGCGCCGTCCTCGGTACGGAGCAGGTTCTCCAGCAGGACCTTGAGGCTGTACGGAAGGCGGGCCGAGCCTTCCACCTTGTCCAGCCGGAAGATCTCGTACGACTCGTCGCCCACGCTGAGCGTGCTACGGGCGTCGAAGCTGTTCGCCGACACGACAGTCTCCTTCATTCATGTGCGCGTACCACCGCATCCTGCCGCCACGCCCTCTTGGCCGATCCGCTAAGGTAAGGCTAAGTTAGGTAACCCTTACCGGTCCGGGCGGCTGCGGCACGCCTCGGCAGATATCTCGATGTCGAGATAACTCTAGTACATGACCGCTGGGCGGTC from Streptomyces sp. NBC_00258 includes:
- the acnA gene encoding aconitate hydratase AcnA; its protein translation is MSANSFDARSTLSVGDESYEIFRLDKVEGSARLPYSLKVLLENLLRTEDGANITADHIRALGDWDSQAQPSQEIQFTPARVIMQDFTGVPCVVDLATMREAVKELGGDAAKINPLAPAELVIDHSVIADKFGTNEAFAQNVELEYGRNRERYQFLRWGQTAFDEFKVVPPGTGIVHQVNIEHLARTVMVRNGQAYPDTLVGTDSHTTMVNGLGVLGWGVGGIEAEAAMLGQPVSMLIPRVVGFKLTGELTPGTTATDLVLTITEMLRKHGVVGKFVEFYGEGVAATSLANRATIGNMSPEFGSTAAIFPIDGETLKYLKLTGRSEQQVALVEAYAKEQGLWLDPAAEPDFSEKLELDLATVVPSIAGPKRPQDRIVLANAAEQFKSDVRNYVDTADEAGKESFPASDAPANHPNGAPSNPVTVTAADGSTYEIDHGAVTVAAITSCTNTSNPYVMVAAALVAKKAVEKGLTRKPWVKTTLAPGSKVVTDYFDKAGLTPYLDKVGFNLVGYGCTTCIGNSGPLPEEVSKAVNDHDLAVTSVLSGNRNFEGRINPDVKMNYLASPPLVVAYALAGSMKVDITRDALGVDQEGKPVFLTDIWPTEAEVNDVVANAIGEDMFNKSYQDVFAGDAQWQALPIPTGNTFEWDPQSTYVRKPPYFEGMTMETTPVSDITGARVLAKLGDSVTTDHISPAGAIKADTPAGKYLTEHGIERRDFNSYGSRRGNHEVMIRGTFANIRLRNQIAPGTEGGYTRDFTVDGGPVSFIYDASRNYIEQGTPLVILAGKEYGSGSSRDWAAKGTALLGVKAVVAESYERIHRSNLIGMGVIPLQYPEGQSAESLGLTGEEAFSIAGITELNDGTTPRTVKVTTDTGVEFDAVVRIDTPGEADYYRNGGILQYVLRSLIRK